One genomic window of Pelodiscus sinensis isolate JC-2024 chromosome 14, ASM4963464v1, whole genome shotgun sequence includes the following:
- the ZNF609 gene encoding zinc finger protein 609 isoform X2 — translation MDSKGAGHGGLSTAASSRQGEDTTARDPSMRPGAMESPVSTPAVLPLHLLVPVVNNDIASPCEQIMVRTRSVGVNTCDVALATEPECLGPCEPGTSVNLEGIVWQETEDGMLVVNVTWRNKTYVGTLLDCTQHDWAPPRFCDSPTSDLEMRNGRGRGKRMRPNSSAPVTETAATSDSKGTSSSSKTRAGASSKGRRGSQTSSEQRPPPSGAAEDVKASPSSVAKRKSKPLSDMELNSSSEDSKGSKRIRTNSMGSAPAPPPGVKVEPVGLDRNCPSPILIDCPHPNCNKKYKHINGLKYHQAHAHTDDDSKPEADGDSECGEEPALPADVGSCNGSQKGSLSPARSATPKVRLLEPHSPSPSGRFGAKAPCKKKPGADGDVDPGALSNDGSEDGPSAADETSNDGFEPLEKRGQDKAKKPAGPKPDKIPSKSLKSARPIAPALPPQQIYTFQTATFAAASPGAAAALTATVVQAMPSSPQLKPIQPKPTVMGEPFAVNPTLTPSKDKKKKDKKKKESKEADPPPTPGKGCRAEEGKSPFRGEAGEPGPKGEGLLNGSADPHQSRLASIKAEADKIYSFTDNAPSPSIGGASRLENAAPAPAQPLAPLHVVTQNGAEAGSVKTSSPAYSDISDAGEDGEGKLESMKAKDPEQLLKEGAKKALFPPQPQSKDSPYSQGFDAYYSPGYPQASPGPLNPSSQAAESQAAKLKKEEEQELPEGKGKSEGSEEKKVELSGSSQQPSVIQQRPSMYMQSLYYNQYAYVPPYGYSEQGYHAHLLSTSPAYRQQYEEQQKQRQGLEVQPSRGLEKKAELGLKEDWKPKPSVPPTLTKAPSLTDLVKSGLGKAKEVGAVESAKSVIIPKLEDSSKLPSQVAEGLKVKVAEAGHLGKEAAESKAGVDCGRQAEADPVLWYRQDTEPRMWTYVYPAKYSELKSEDERWKEERDRKLKEERSRSKEPGPKEDGKEGASSECKLPAPEEPRLVGKDPRPSVHVPVSSPLPQHQSYIPYMHGYSYSQSYDPSHPSYRGMPAVMMQNYPGSYLPSSYSFSPYGSKASGSEDGDKARASPSVSCKPSSESKALDILQQHASHYKSKSPTIGEKASQERERGCGGGGGCSSIGGAAGGERSVDRPRTSPSQRLMSTHHHHHHLGYSLLPAQYNLPYATGLSSTAIVASQQGSAPSLYPPPRR, via the exons GCATGCTGGTGGTGAACGTGACCTGGAGGAACAAGACGTACGTGGGGACGCTGCTGGACTGCACGCAGCACGACTGGGCGCCCCCCAG GTTCTGCGACTCTCCCACCAGCGACCTGGAGATGCGGAACGGGCGCGGCAGAGGCAAGCGCATGCGCCCCAATAGCAGCGCGCCGGTGACGGAGACGGCGGCCACCTCGGACAGCAAagggaccagcagcagcagcaagacgCGGGCAGGCGCCAGCAGCAAAGGGCGGCGGGGGAGCCAGACCTCCTCGGAgcagcgccccccgcccagcGGCGCCGCCGAGGACGTCAAGGCCAGCCCCTCCTCGGTGGCCAAGCGGAAGAGCAAGCCCCTCTCCGACATGGAGCTCAACTCCAGCTCCGAGGACTCCAAGGGCAGCAAGCGCATCCGCACCAACTCCATGGGCTCGGCGCCCGCGCCCCCACCCGGGGTCAAGGTGGAGCCCGTGGGCCTGGACCGGAACTGCCCGTCCCCCATCCTCATCGACTGCCCGCACCCCAACTGCAACAAGAAGTACAAGCACATCAACGGGCTGAAGTACCACCAGGCCCACGCGCACACGGATGACGACAGCAAGCCCGAGGCGGACGGGGACAGCGAGTGCGGCGAGGAGCCGGCCCTGCCTGCCGACGTGGGCAGCTGCAACGGCTCCCAgaagggctccctctcgcccgcCCGCTCGGCCACGCCCAAGGTGCGgctgctggagccccacagcccctccccatcgGGCAGGTTCGGCGCCAAGGCCCCCTGCAAGAAGAAGCCAGGGGCGGATGGGGACGTGGACCCCGGCGCCCTGTCCAACGACGGCTCGGAGGACGGCCCCTCGGCGGCGGACGAGACCAGCAACGACGGCTTCGAGCCACTGGAGAAGAGGGGCCAGGACAAGGCCAAGAAGCCGGCCGGGCCAAAGCCCGACAAGATCCCGTCCAAAAGCTTGAAGTCCGCCCGGCCcattgctcctgccctgcccccgcagcagaTCTACACCTTCCAGACGGCCACCTTCGCCGCGGCCAGCCCCGGCGCCGCCGCCGCCTTGACCGCCACCGTCGTGCAGGCCatgcccagctccccccagctcaaACCCATCCAGCCCAAGCCCACCGTCATGGGGGAGCCCTTCGCCGTCAACCCCACCCTGACCCCCTCCAAGGACAAGAAGAAGAAGGACAAGAAGAAGAAGGAATCCAAGGAGGCCGACCCGCCCCCGACGCCCGGGAAGGGCTGCCGCGCGGAGGAGGGCAAAAGCCCCTTCcgcggggaggctggggagccggGGCCCAAGGGCGAGGGCCTCCTGAACGGCTCTGCTGACCCGCACCAGAGCCGGCTGGCCAGCATCAAGGCCGAGGCCGACAAGATCTACAGCTTCACGGACaacgcccccagcccctccatcgGGGGGGCCAGCCGGCTGGAGAACgcggcccccgccccggcccagcccctggccccgctGCACGTGGTGACGCAGAACGGGGCAGAGGCGGGCTCCGTGAAGACCAGCAGCCCGGCCTACTCGGACATCTCGGACGCGGGGGAGGACGGGGAGGGCAAGCTGGAGAGCATGAAGGCCAAGGACCCTGAGCAGCTGCTCAAGGAAGGGGCCAAGAAGGCGCTGTTCCCGCCCCAGCCGCAGAGCAAGGACTCGCCCTACTCGCAGGGCTTTGACGCGTACTACTCCCCGGGCTACCCGcaggccagccccgggcccctcaACCCCAGCAGCCAGGCCGCCGAGAGCCAGGCCGCCAAGctgaagaaggaggaggagcaggagctgccggaggggaaggggaagagcgaAGGCAGCGAGGAGAAGAAGGTGGAACTCAGCggctccagccagcagccctcGGTCATCCAGCAGCGGCCCAGCATGTACATGCAGTCCCTGTACTACAACCAGTATGCCTACGTGCCCCCCTACGGCTACAGCGAGCAGGGCTACCACGCCCACCTGCTGAGCACCAGCCCCGCCTACCGGCAGCAGTACgaggagcagcagaagcagcggCAGGGCTTGGAGGTGCAGCCGTCCCGTGGGCTGGAGAAGAAAGCCGAGCTGGGCCTCAAGGAGGACTGGAAGCCGAAGCCGTCGGTCCCTCCGACGCTCACCAAAGCCCCCAGCCTGACGGACCTGGTGAAGTCGGGACTGGGCAAGGCCAAGGAGGTGGGGGCGGTCGAGTCGGCCAAGTCGGTGATCATCcccaagctggaggactcctcCAAGCTGCCCAGCCAGGTGGCCGAGGGGCTGAAGGTGAAGGTGGCTGAGGCCGGGCACCTGGGGAAGGAGGCGGCTGAGTCCAAAGCCGGGGTGGACTGCGGCCGGCAGGCGGAGGCGGACCCCGTCCTCTGGTACAGACAG GATACGGAGCCCCGCATGTGGACCTACGTGTACCCTGCCAAGTACTCGGAGCTGAAGAGCGAGGACGAGCGGTGGAAGGAGGAGCGGGACAGGAAGCTGAAGGAGGAACGGAGCCGGAGCAAAGAGCCCGGCCCCAAGGAGGACGGAAAGGAAGGCGCCAGCTCCGAGTGCAAACTGCCGGCCCCCGAGGAGCCCCGCCTGGTGGGGAAGGACCCCAGGCCCAGCgtccatgtccccgtctcctcgcccctcccccagcatcagtCCTACATCCCCTACATGCACGGCTACTCCTACAGCCAGTCCTACGACCCCAGCCACCCCAGCTACCGGGGCATGCCCGCCGTCATGATGCAGAACTACCCAG GCTCCTACCTGCCCTCCAGCTACTCCTTCTCCCCGTACGGCAGCAAGGCCTCGGGCAGCGAGGACGGCGACAAGGCCCGAGCCAGCCCCAGCGTGAGCTGCAAGCCCAGCTCCGAGTCCAAGGCCCTGGACATCCTGCAGCAGCACGCCAGCCACTACAAGAGCAAGTCTCCCacg ATCGGCGAGAAGGCGTCTCAGgagagggagcggggctgcggggggggcggcGGTTGCAGCAGCATCGGCGGAGCAGCCGGTGGAGAAAGGAGTGTAGATCGGCCCCGCACCTCCCCCTCTCAGCGCCTGATGTcgacccaccaccaccaccaccacctggggtACTCGCTGCTGCCAGCACAGTACAACCTGCCCTATGCAACAG GTCTCTCTTCTACGGCCATCGTGGCCAGCCAGCAGGGCTCCGCTCCCTCCCTGTACCCGCCTCCCCGGAGGTGA